A genome region from Sporosarcina sp. ANT_H38 includes the following:
- a CDS encoding glycosyltransferase, protein MTGRIGVLILSFVLFLTLLVIAVIFNVRMLLFFTTALFLVLLLYYSILTIAGLYSRITHKKVPVLDFYPGVDILIPAHNEGVVIKDTIEAMVAIDYPGILQIYILNDNSSDNTAEIADAFANTFKNVHHIKVPPGEPRGKSRVLNYGLSISENKYYCVYDADNQPERHALVKLVAIAETQERAGGAVGYVRTMNESASWLTRMISIEFQVFQLLMQSGRWQLFKTGSLTGTNMLVKRSVIEELGGYDPYAIAEDAELTLRITQKGYYLPIVPESITWEQEPETLGVYLKQRTRWLQGNLYIVEKTLTEPGYFKGKLLVHSIHQLLVYVIFWFFLVFSYVWFVLGILDVFFIEYTYPLLFIWYLAYIVYTAQLFAAQASQRTFSPVNIFVSVIMYFTYAQLFSYLFVRSLIFYIKAKKNRQIIGWDKTERFKSK, encoded by the coding sequence ATGACAGGCCGGATTGGGGTTCTAATTCTGAGTTTTGTTCTGTTTCTCACTCTGCTTGTTATCGCAGTAATATTCAATGTTAGAATGTTACTGTTTTTTACGACAGCCCTTTTTTTAGTATTGCTCCTATACTATTCTATTTTAACGATTGCTGGATTGTATAGCAGGATTACACACAAAAAAGTCCCAGTATTGGACTTTTATCCTGGTGTAGATATTTTAATTCCAGCACACAATGAAGGAGTCGTCATTAAGGACACAATAGAAGCGATGGTAGCAATCGATTATCCAGGTATTCTGCAAATTTATATATTGAATGATAACTCATCTGATAATACAGCTGAAATCGCGGATGCGTTTGCAAATACCTTTAAAAACGTCCACCATATAAAAGTACCTCCAGGAGAACCACGTGGAAAATCGAGGGTCCTTAATTATGGACTAAGTATTTCGGAAAACAAATATTATTGTGTGTATGATGCGGACAATCAACCAGAACGGCACGCGCTTGTAAAGTTGGTTGCTATTGCAGAAACACAGGAACGGGCAGGCGGAGCCGTCGGATATGTACGGACGATGAACGAATCAGCAAGCTGGCTAACGAGAATGATATCTATTGAATTTCAAGTGTTTCAACTACTTATGCAATCGGGAAGGTGGCAACTGTTCAAAACAGGATCACTTACTGGCACGAACATGCTTGTGAAAAGATCGGTCATAGAAGAACTTGGAGGATACGATCCATACGCTATTGCGGAAGATGCAGAATTGACATTGCGTATTACACAAAAAGGGTATTATTTGCCGATTGTTCCAGAGTCAATCACGTGGGAACAAGAGCCTGAAACGCTTGGAGTCTACTTGAAACAAAGGACAAGATGGCTGCAAGGGAACTTATACATAGTAGAAAAAACGCTTACAGAACCAGGCTATTTCAAAGGGAAGCTGCTCGTTCATTCCATTCACCAGCTGCTTGTTTACGTCATTTTCTGGTTTTTTCTTGTTTTTTCGTATGTATGGTTTGTATTGGGAATTCTTGATGTCTTTTTTATCGAATACACTTATCCGCTCTTATTCATCTGGTATCTTGCCTATATTGTGTATACAGCGCAGTTATTTGCGGCACAGGCGAGTCAAAGAACCTTTTCGCCAGTTAATATTTTTGTCAGTGTCATTATGTACTTTACGTACGCGCAGCTATTTTCCTATTTGTTCGTACGCAGTTTGATTTTTTATATAAAAGCTAAGAAAAATCGCCAAATAATTGGTTGGGACAAGACAGAGAGATTTAAGTCTAAATAA
- a CDS encoding SDR family oxidoreductase: MTKDKYEKIDKQVPGQTQNQQPGVEAEMNPAPIYDDKNYVGSGKLKGKNTLITGGDSGIGRAVAVAFAKEGANVAIAYLSEQEDIDAAKTVELIEGYGGKALKIRIDISEEEHCEQLVDKVIDEFGSLNVLVNNAAKQFPQKDISLISSDQLRETFDTNFFGLFYMSKAALNHMTKGDTIVNTSSVTAYNGSKELLDYSATKGAITSFTRSLALNLAEKGIRVNAVAPGPIWTPLIPATFDKEKVKQHGADTPVKRRGQPAENAPAYVFLASSDSSYMTGQTIHVDGGGFVGS, encoded by the coding sequence ATGACAAAAGATAAATATGAAAAAATTGATAAACAGGTGCCAGGGCAAACACAGAATCAGCAACCTGGTGTAGAGGCGGAAATGAATCCTGCACCGATTTATGATGATAAAAATTATGTAGGCTCAGGAAAATTGAAAGGAAAAAACACTTTGATAACAGGCGGAGATAGCGGTATCGGTCGCGCAGTAGCTGTCGCTTTTGCAAAGGAAGGTGCGAATGTAGCGATTGCATATTTGAGTGAACAGGAGGATATCGATGCAGCTAAAACAGTGGAACTCATTGAAGGTTATGGTGGAAAAGCGCTGAAAATTCGTATCGATATAAGTGAGGAAGAACATTGTGAGCAATTGGTTGACAAGGTTATTGATGAATTCGGCAGTTTGAATGTCCTCGTCAACAATGCCGCAAAACAATTCCCACAAAAAGATATCTCCCTGATTTCATCCGACCAGCTTCGGGAAACATTCGACACGAATTTCTTCGGTTTATTTTATATGTCTAAGGCGGCTTTGAATCATATGACAAAAGGCGATACCATCGTCAACACTTCGTCCGTCACAGCTTATAACGGCTCAAAAGAATTGCTCGATTACTCTGCGACAAAAGGAGCCATTACTTCCTTTACACGTTCTCTCGCACTGAACTTGGCCGAAAAAGGGATACGTGTCAATGCCGTTGCCCCTGGCCCGATTTGGACACCGCTCATCCCAGCAACATTTGATAAGGAAAAGGTTAAACAGCACGGTGCGGATACGCCGGTTAAACGTCGAGGCCAACCTGCTGAAAATGCACCGGCCTATGTGTTTCTCGCTTCAAGTGATTCCAGCTATATGACCGGCCAGACGATACATGTTGATGGTGGCGGTTTCGTAGGATCTTGA